Below is a genomic region from bacterium.
CTGGTCCTTCCTTCGCCCCAGTATGCCGACTTCTGCCCGCAGGCGCAGGTGGTTCCCACATATGATACCGAAGCGTCCTGCACAAAGGCGGGCGGCCAGTGGACCGCGACCCCGAACAACCTGACCGAGCCGACGGAAGCGAAGCAGCCGAAAGTAATCGGGTACTGCAACCCCGACTACTCGTGCAATCAGAAGTTCACCGCCGATTCAAGCGAACACGAAAGGAACGCCTTCATCGCGCTCGTTGCCCTTGGCGTCGTCGCGCTCATCGCGGGCGTCTTCGTTCCGGGCTCCTCGATCGTATCCTCGGGCCTCGCCTACGGCGGCGTGCTTTCCTTCGTGATCGCATCTGTGAGCTACTGGGGCGATGCGGGCAGCTGGATACGGCTCGGCATTTCCCTCATCGCGCTTATAGCCCTTCTCTATATCGGCCTTAAGCGATTCAAGGATTAGGGATTGAGGCGGCCCCGTTATGGCAAAAAAAGGATACGATCATGCATCCATAGAGCGGAAATGGCAGGAGCGGTGGAAAGAGCAGGACATCTATCGCACTTCCGAAGATCCGCAAAAGAAAAAAGCCTATGTGCTTGATATGTTCCCGTACCCTTCCGGAGAGGGGCTGCATGTCGGGCACCCGAAAGGATATATCGCGACCGACGTGTATTCTCGGCACATGCGCATGCGCGGAAGAAGCGTCCTTCATCCGATGGGATGGGATGCGTTCGGCCTTCCCGCTGAGAACTACGCCCTCAAGCACAAGGTGCACCCGAAGGTCGCGGTCGGGAAGAACATCGCGCGCTTCAAAGAGCAGCTCGCGAAAATCGGCTTCGACTACGACTGGTCCCGCGAGATCAACACGACCGATCCGAAATACTATAAGTGGACGCAGTGGATATTTCTGAAGCTCCTCGAGCACGGGCTCGCATACCAGTCGAACGAGCCGATCAACTGGTGCCCGTCGTGCATGACGGGACTTGCGAACGAAGATCTCGACGGGAACGTGTGCGAGCGCTGCGGCACGCCGGTCGAAAAGAAAAAGCTTCCGCAATGGGTGCTTAAGATCACCGACTATGCCGACCGGCTCCTCGCCGATCTCGACGCGCTCTCCTGGCCCGAGCACATCAAGCAGGCGCAGCGCAACTGGATCGGCCGGAGCGAGGGACTCGTCTTCGCTTCACCGGTCAAGGATACGGATATGGTCCTCGAGACCTTCTCGGCACACTTCGAAGCCTTCAAGGCCGATACGTTCCTCGTTATCGCGCCTGACCATCCGCTTTTGCCGCAGCTCGTCGCAGGCCTGCCGGAAGAGAAGAAGGTTCTTGCCGAAGCCGGGAAAATGGTCGAGAAGCGGGAGGCCGCGGGCCTCGGGGGCGTTAAAGACATCGAAGGCGTCTTCACGGGAAGATACACCGTGGATCCCGTGGGAAACGGGGAACTTCCGATATGGGTTGCAAGCTACGCGCTTGCCGACTACGGCACCGGCATCGTGAAGTGTTCCGCGCATGACGAGCGCGACTTCGCGTTCGCAAAGAAATACGGCATTCCGCTCAAGGAAGTGCTCGAGCCGGTACATACGCAAACGGACAATTCGTCCGCGTTCCGGAAAGACGAGCCGTACGTCGACAACTACGGCGTGATCGTCGTGCTTAAGCACTGGGCCGAGGACAAGTATCTGGGCCTTCGCTGGAAGAACGCCCCTGACTGGGGAACCCTCCTCACCGGAGGCATCGACGAGGGCATGTCGCCCGAAGACACGGTGCTCAAGGAGATCCGGGAGGAAACGGGATATACGAGCGCGAAGATCGCCAAAAACCTCGGCAAAGTGCACGGCCGCTATTATCATGTCCCGAAGCAGCTTAACCGCTTCGGTCATACGCCAATGTTCCTCGTGGAGCTTCAAAACGGGGAGCGAAACGAGATAAGCGAGGACGAGCAGGCCCGGCATGAACTCCTCTGGCTCACGAAAGACGAAATGCATTCCTTTCTGACCGCCGAGACGCATAAATACGCGTTCCGGAAAGCCACGGAGGACGTGTGCTGGACCGACATGCAAAACGGCATCCTGAACGCGCCGGAGGAATTCGCGGGAAAGATCGCCGCCGACTGCCGTGAAGCGATAGCGGACTATGCGGTACAAAACGGCCTTGCCCGCAGAAAGACCGTCTACAAAATCAAGGACTGGGTCTTTTCCCGCCAAAGGTACTGGGGGGAACCGATCCCGATCGTGCATTGCGAGAAAGACGGCGCCGTTCCCGTGCCCTATGAGGACCTTCCCGTGCTTCTTCCGGAAGTGGAATCATACGAGCCGACCGGCACCGGCGAGTCTCCGCTTGCCGCGATCACGGACTGGGTGAATACGCGCTGCCCGAAGTGCGGAGGTCCCGCAAAGCGCGAGACCAACACCATGCCGCA
It encodes:
- a CDS encoding class I tRNA ligase family protein; its protein translation is MAKKGYDHASIERKWQERWKEQDIYRTSEDPQKKKAYVLDMFPYPSGEGLHVGHPKGYIATDVYSRHMRMRGRSVLHPMGWDAFGLPAENYALKHKVHPKVAVGKNIARFKEQLAKIGFDYDWSREINTTDPKYYKWTQWIFLKLLEHGLAYQSNEPINWCPSCMTGLANEDLDGNVCERCGTPVEKKKLPQWVLKITDYADRLLADLDALSWPEHIKQAQRNWIGRSEGLVFASPVKDTDMVLETFSAHFEAFKADTFLVIAPDHPLLPQLVAGLPEEKKVLAEAGKMVEKREAAGLGGVKDIEGVFTGRYTVDPVGNGELPIWVASYALADYGTGIVKCSAHDERDFAFAKKYGIPLKEVLEPVHTQTDNSSAFRKDEPYVDNYGVIVVLKHWAEDKYLGLRWKNAPDWGTLLTGGIDEGMSPEDTVLKEIREETGYTSAKIAKNLGKVHGRYYHVPKQLNRFGHTPMFLVELQNGERNEISEDEQARHELLWLTKDEMHSFLTAETHKYAFRKATEDVCWTDMQNGILNAPEEFAGKIAADCREAIADYAVQNGLARRKTVYKIKDWVFSRQRYWGEPIPIVHCEKDGAVPVPYEDLPVLLPEVESYEPTGTGESPLAAITDWVNTRCPKCGGPAKRETNTMPQWAGSSWYYLRYMDPHDDTQLVSTKDEKYWAPVDVYVGGDHAVRHLIYARFWHKFLYDTGFVSTAEPFARLEFLGFILAEDGRKMSKRLGNVINPDDVVAEYGADALRLYTLFMGPFENTTSWSTGSIAGTSRFIERIIKASGTVQEDRVAALDALLHQTVKKVSEDIEAFKFNTAVSQMMIFMNALEKAGSIGKGQWGVFLRLLAPFAPHVTEELWETLGETPSIHLAPWPEYDPALLIESAVEIVVQVNGRRRGSITLSPDASESEAFEMAKEVPAVVAALGGKEPGRVVYVPGKILNLVAA